In a single window of the Plasmodium cynomolgi strain B DNA, chromosome 6, whole genome shotgun sequence genome:
- a CDS encoding hypothetical protein (putative), translating into MRYLKRCKIFCCVYLLVAGIGTLALRKTKVDGGAIGIQGKAKGGDMQKANGEDVKKNGTESNQTTANACSGNYNKSDEWGGCPVDASTAGGVEQKEKKQNEEKVQNVETVQNEASNGKSFLDSVVIPEDAFESAKNLCEFVVIKSKQFKEFCKQSIFFKEIQLLKQKDPKLYAQITGESYENEATSSFQVLKDEGDRKIVDNVFDVNQSAQLGGGNADVAEADDMEGEITGEAEEGSQGTSESITDLTEEGS; encoded by the exons ATGAGGTACTTGAAAAGGTGCAAGATATTCTGCTGCGTGTACCTTTTGGTGGCAGGGATCGGAACACTGGCCTTGAGAAAGACCAAAGTTGATGGGGGTGCCATAGGCATACAAgggaaagcaaaagggggagacaTGCAGAAGGCGAATGGGGAGgacgtgaagaaaaatggaacggAGAGCAACCAAACAACTGCCAATGCGTGTAGTGGTAATTACAACAAAAGTGACGAATGGGGGGGGTGCCCAGTGGACGCATCAACAGCAGGTGGAGTAgaacagaaggaaaagaagcaaaacgagGAGAAGGTGCAAAACGTGGAGACGGTGCAAAACGAGGCTTCGAATGGGAAAAGCTTTCTGGACAGTGTCGTGATTCCAGAAGATGCGTTCGAAAGTGCCAAAAATTTGTGCGAGTTTGTTGTAATAAAAAGTAAGcaatttaaagaattttgCAAGcagtccattttttttaaagagatTCAGCTTCTAAAACAGAAGGATCCGAAACTGTATGCACAGATAACAGGTGAGTCGTATGAGAACGAAGCTACCTCTAGCTTCCAAGTCCTAAAAGATGAGGGAGATAGGAAAATC GTGGATAACGTGTTCGATGTGAATCAGAGTGCGCAGCTGGGTGGGGGCAATGCCGACGTGGCGGAAGCGGACGACATGGAAGGGGAAATAACGGGAGAGGCGGAGGAGGGAAGTCAGGGGACCTCGGAGAGCATCACGGACTTGACAGAGGAGGGTAGTTGA
- a CDS encoding DNA polymerase delta catalytic subunit (putative), with the protein MPTQCQRDASVVPTQCQLNETPRGAILLFRCPNSWLPCGRLGEKTNSAPRPDPQLAEERLPVHGQGMKKCPFTSVIPYGMLYEKLKKEKNNQLPENVVIEEFNQLLSTYERPSPYDTNGTIHVSNQKDLILFQIDIEYTVDSIFKSMVFTNDGTPNGSALTDIFSPYRTLFQNNEKNYVSVPVIRIYTVTNDGYSVLVNVHNFFPYFYVEMPSHFDKEDLLKLECMMNDNLNANSQYKIYDKKILNIEIVKTESLMYYKRDGKKDFLKITVLLPKMVPSLKKFFESVVNVNGKSIGGIVYEANLPFILRYIIDKKITGSSWLLCKNNHFHIRPKHKKISNCSFEIDISYEHIEPMPLENEYQQIPKIRIVSFDIECIKLDGKGFPEAKNDPIIQISSILYFQGDPIGKCSKFIFTLKECASIPGSNVIWFSDEKTLLDAWSEFITRLDPDFLTGYNIINFDLPYILNRGTALNLKKLKMLGRIKNISSVVKESSFSSKQFGTHETKEININGRIQFDVYDLIKRDYKLKSYTLNYVSFEFLKEQKEDVHYSIMNDLQNESPESRKRIATYCIKDGILPLRLIDKLLFIYNYVEMARVTGTPFVYLLTRGQQIKVTSQLYRKCKELNYVIPSTYIKSGSNEKYEGATVLEPIKGYYIEPISTLDFASLYPSIMIAHNLCYSTLVKNNSEIEGLKQEEVTSIQGKGNIKFVKRSVKKGILPLIVEELIDARKKVKLLIKNEQNKITKMVLNGRQLALKISANSVYGYTGAASGGQLPCLEVAVSITTLGRSMIDKTKETVEKYYSRSNGFEYNSTVVYGDTDSVMVKFGTNSIAEAMALGKDAAQRISKEFLHPIKLEFEKVYCPYLLLNKKRYAGLLYTTPEKHDKMDCKGIETVRRDFCILIQQMMETVLNKLLIEKNLNSAIEYTKSKIKDLLTNNIDMSLLVVTKSLGKTDYETRLPHVELAKKLKQRDSATAPNVGDRVSYIIVKGVKGQAQYERAEDPLYVLDNNLAIDYNHYLDAIKNTLSRIFEVIMQNSDSLFCGEHTRHKTILTSSQTALSKFLQKAVRCIGCNSSIKKPPLCNHCKMNKEFSIYMQKMNHFKTKQNEFFQLWTECQRCQGNLHAEVICMNRDCPIFYRRAKIKKDMANVQEQISALRADW; encoded by the coding sequence GGCATGAAGAAGTGCCCCTTCACCAGCGTCATCCCCTACGGGATGCTGTACGAGAAgctgaaaaaggagaagaacaacCAGCTGCCCGAAAATGTAGTTATCGAGGAGTTTAACCAGCTGCTCTCGACATACGAAAGGCCAAGTCCCTATGACACTAACGGAACCATTCATGTATCCAACCAAAAGGATTTAATTCTCTTTCAGATAGACATAGAATACACAGTGGACAGTATTTTCAAGAGCATGGTCTTCACAAATGATGGCACTCCTAATGGAAGCGCCCTAACCGATATCTTCTCTCCTTACCGAACgttgtttcaaaataatgaGAAGAACTACGTGTCCGTGCCGGTCATCCGCATATACACCGTGACGAACGATGGGTATAGTGTCCTTGTAAAcgtacacaattttttcccctatttcTATGTAGAAATGCCAAGCCACTTCGACAAGGAGGACTTGCTAAAGCTCGAATGCATGATGAATGACAATCTGAATGCGAATAGCcaatacaaaatatatgacaaaaaaattctgaacatCGAAATTGTGAAGACGGAGAGTCTAATGTACTACAAGcgagatggaaaaaaagacttCCTAAAAATCACCGTCCTCCTTCCTAAGATGGTTCCTAGTTTGAAAAAGTTTTTCGAGTCTGTCGTTAAtgtaaatggaaaaagcaTAGGTGGGATCGTCTACGAAGCTAACTTACCTTTCATTCTACGTTACATAatagacaaaaaaatcaCGGGTTCTTCTTGGCTTCTCTGCAAGAATAACCATTTTCACATTCGAccgaaacataaaaaaatatccaatTGCTCCTTCGAAATTGATATATCGTATGAACATATAGAACCCATGCCACTAGAGAATGAGTATCAGCAAATCCCAAAAATAAGAATTGTATCCTTCGATATAGAGTGTATTAAGTTGGATGGAAAAGGATTCcctgaagcaaaaaatgatcCCATAATACAAATATCGTCCATTCTCTACTTTCAAGGAGATCCAATTGGAAAATGCTCAAAATTTATCTTCACTCTAAAGGAGTGTGCTAGTATCCCTGGTTCCAATGTAATTTGGTTTTCCGATGAAAAGACGTTACTAGATGCATGGAGTGAATTCATCACAAGACTTGACCCAGATTTCCTAACTGGttacaatataataaattttgatttaCCTTACATCCTAAATAGAGGTACTGCTCtcaatttgaagaagttaaaaatgttgggaagaataaaaaatatcagcaGTGTGGTTAAGGAGTCGAGTTTTTCTTCCAAGCAATTTGGGACCCATGAGACCAAAGAAATTAACATAAATGGGAGAATCCAATTCGACGTCTATGATCTTATAAAGAGAGACTACAAGCTAAAATCGTACACTCTTAATTACGTCTCGTTCGAATTCTtgaaggagcagaaggaaGACGTTCACTACAGCATCATGAAtgatttacaaaatgaaagtCCTGAGTCTAGGAAGAGAATCGCTACGTATTGTATAAAAGACGGGATTCTTCCGCTCCGCTTAATAGATAAATTATTGTTCATATACAACTACGTCGAAATGGCAAGAGTGACAGGGACCCCCTTCGTTTACCTCCTTACGAGAGGTCAACAAATTAAAGTCACCTCTCAACTGTACCGCAAATGTAAAGAATTGAATTATGTCATCCCTAGTACGTATATAAAATCTGGTAGCAATGAAAAGTATGAAGGAGCTACCGTTTTAGAACCCATAAAAGGGTACTACATAGAACCCATTTCCACGCTCGATTTTGCATCGTTGTACCCATCTATCATGATAGCACATAATCTGTGCTACTCCACCTTGGTTAAGAATAACTCAGAGATCGAGGGACTCAAACAAGAAGAAGTCACCTCCATTCaaggaaagggaaacataaaatttgtgaAGAGATCCGTAAAGAAGGGAATACTCCCCTTAATCGTAGAAGAATTAATAgatgcaagaaaaaaagtcaaacttctcatcaaaaatgaacagaacaaaattacaaaaatggtaCTCAACGGAAGGCAGCTGGCACTCAAAATTTCAGCCAACTCTGTATATGGATACACGGGTGCTGCTTCGGGGGGACAACTCCCTTGCTTAGAAGTCGCAGTCTCTATTACCACCCTTGGAAGATCCATGATTGATAAAACGAAAGAAACCGTGGAGAAATACTACAGCAGGAGCAACGGATTTGAATACAACTCCACCGTGGTCTATGGAGACACAGACTCAGTTATGGTCAAATTTGGTACCAACAGCATTGCTGAAGCAATGGCCTTAGGAAAGGACGCTGCACAAAGGATAAGCAAGGAGTTTCTTCATCCGATTAAGTTAGAATTTGAAAAGGTCTACTGCCCTTACCTATTGctcaacaaaaaaaggtacgcTGGACTCCTCTACACCACCCCAGAAAAACACGACAAAATGGATTGCAAAGGAATCGAAACAGTTAGGAGAGACTTCTGCATCCTTATTCAACAAATGATGGAAACGGTTTTGAATAAACTTCTGATTGAGAAAAATCTCAACAGTGCCATAGAGTAtacaaaaagcaaaattaagGACCTCCTTACAAATAATATCGATATGAGTCTCCTCGTGGTAACAAAATCTTTGGGAAAGACTGACTACGAGACTCGACTTCCACACGTAGAGTTAGCAAAGAAGTTAAAGCAAAGAGACAGTGCCACTGCCCCGAATGTAGGAGATCGAGTTAGCTACATTATAGTCAAAGGGGTTAAAGGACAAGCACAATACGAACGAGCAGAAGATCCACTCTACGTCCTAGACAATAACCTAGCCATTGATTACAACCACTATCTAGATGCAATTAAAAATACGCTTTCAAGAATTTTTGAAGTTATTATGCAAAACTCAGACTCTCTTTTTTGTGGTGAACACACAAGGCACAAAACGATTCTAACTTCCAGCCAAACTGCCctctcaaaatttttacaaaaggcAGTCCGTTGCATCGGTTGTAATAGCTCTATTAAGAAGCCCCCTCTTTGCAACCACTGCAAAATGAATAAGGAGTTCTCCatttatatgcaaaaaatgaatcactTCAAAACCAAACAGAATGAGTTTTTTCAGCTCTGGACTGAGTGCCAACGGTGCCAGGGCAACCTCCACGCTGAGGTCATTTGCATGAATAGGGACTGCCCCATCTTTTACCGGCGAGCCAAAATTAAGAAGGACATGGCCAACGTTCAGGAGCAGATAAGTGCCCTGCGCGCCGACTGGTGA